A genomic window from Denticeps clupeoides chromosome 11, fDenClu1.1, whole genome shotgun sequence includes:
- the lrrtm4l2 gene encoding leucine-rich repeat transmembrane neuronal protein 4 isoform X2, translated as MGLLYWDGRLSCFLLHASVLLLLGKGEKICPLSCRCEGKIVYCESGSFQDVPENISSGCQGLSLRYNGLPRLQPYQFAHLNQLVWLYLDHNSISTVDSLAFQGLRRLKELILSSNKISQVENSTFYSVPNLRNLDLSYNQLQLLRPGYFHGLRKLQSLHLRSNSIKTIPIRTFLECRSLEFLDLGYNRLRALTRTTFLGLLMLTELHLEHNQFSRINFFLFPRLLNLQALYLQWNRIRSVNQGLAWTWHTLQKLDLSGNEIQALDPAVFRCLPNLQTLNLESNKLSNVSLEVVSSWISVTTINLAGNVWDCSLSICPLVAWLKHFRGTRDATIICSSPKYLQGERVMDAVRNSSICEEFLTLEPTLTGMALLTTAFTTTPRTTPPTTTSTTDSTTATTQAAPGTSVQRLVPRTSFPRGTDKKSFFTETVAPSSPPFTPGPEFEHMTFHKIIAGSVALFLSVSLILLVIYVSWRRYPNSMRQLQQHSIRRKRRKKAREPEHNLSSQLQEYYLSYNYANSETMDSLVNGACTCTISGSRECEV; from the coding sequence GGCTGTTATACTGGGATGGTCGGCTGTCATGTTTCCTCCTCCATGCCTCTGTTCTCCTGCTGCTGGGCAAGGGGGAGAAGATCTGCCCACTGAGTTGCCGCTGTGAAGGGAAAATTGTTTACTGCGAGTCCGGCTCCTTTCAAGACGTCCCGGAAAACATCTCTTCGGGGTGCCAGGGCCTCTCCCTGCGCTACAACGGCCTGCCCCGCCTCCAGCCTTACCAGTTTGCTCATCTCAATCAGCTGGTTTGGCTGTACTTGGACCACAACTCCATTAGCACTGTGGATAGCCTAGCTTTCCAGGGCTTGCGCAGGCTCAAGGAACTGATCCTCAGCTCCAACAAGATCTCGCAGGTGGAGAACAGCACGTTCTACAGCGTGCCCAACCTGCGCAACTTGGACCTGTCCTACAACCAGCTGCAGCTTCTACGGCCAGGCTACTTCCACGGGTTACGGAAGCTGCAAAGCTTACACCTTCGGTCCAACAGCATAAAAACGATCCCCATACGAACTTTCCTGGAGTGCCGGAGCTTGGAGTTCTTGGACTTGGGTTATAATCGGCTGAGGGCTTTGACACGCACCACCTTCTTGGGTCTGCTGATGTTAACAGAACTTCACCTTGAGCACAACCAGTTTTCCAGgatcaatttttttctttttccacgACTTTTGAACCTCCAGGCCCTCTATTTGCAGTGGAACCGCATTCGCTCCGTTAACCAGGGCCTGGCCTGGACGTGGCACACGTTACAGAAACTCGACCTTTCAGGGAACGAGATCCAAGCGCTGGACCCTGCCGTTTTCCGATGTCTCCCCAATTTACAAACCCTTAACCTGGAATCTAACAAACTCAGCAACGTGTCACTGGAAGTGGTGTCCTCCTGGATCTCAGTCACCACTATCAACTTAGCAGGTAATGTCTGGGACTGCAGCTTGAGTATCTGCCCCCTAGTGGCGTGGCTGAAACATTTCAGGGGCACCAGAGATGCCACCATCATCTGCAGCAGTCCCAAATACCTGCAGGGGGAGAGGGTCATGGACGCGGTGAGAAACAGCTCAATCTGCGAGGAGTTTTTAACACTGGAGCCCACGCTCACAGGGATGGCGCTCCTGACAACGGCGTTCACCACAACGCCTCGCACCACTCCGCCCACCACCACCAGTACTACTGATTCTACAACCGCCACCACACAAGCCGCGCCCGGCACGTCCGTACAGAGACTCGTCCCACGGACTAGTTTTCCTAGAGGGACGGATAAAAAGTCTTTCTTCACCGAAACGGTTGCTCCCAGCAGCCCGCCGTTCACCCCAGGGCCGGAGTTTGAGCACATGACCTTCCACAAGATCATAGCAGGCAGTGtggccctcttcctgtcagtGTCATTGATCTTGCTGGTGATTTATGTGTCGTGGCGCCGCTACCCTAACAGCATgaggcagctgcagcagcactcCATCAGACGCAAGCGCAGGAAAAAGGCCCGGGAGCCGGAGCACAACCTCAGCTCCCAGCTGCAGGAGTACTACTTGAGTTACAACTATGCCAACTCGGAGACCATGGACTCGCTGGTCAACGGAGCGTGCACCTGCACCATCTCCGGCTCCAGAGAGTGCGAGGTATGA
- the lrrtm4l2 gene encoding leucine-rich repeat transmembrane neuronal protein 4 isoform X1, translating to MGLLYWDGRLSCFLLHASVLLLLGKGEKICPLSCRCEGKIVYCESGSFQDVPENISSGCQGLSLRYNGLPRLQPYQFAHLNQLVWLYLDHNSISTVDSLAFQGLRRLKELILSSNKISQVENSTFYSVPNLRNLDLSYNQLQLLRPGYFHGLRKLQSLHLRSNSIKTIPIRTFLECRSLEFLDLGYNRLRALTRTTFLGLLMLTELHLEHNQFSRINFFLFPRLLNLQALYLQWNRIRSVNQGLAWTWHTLQKLDLSGNEIQALDPAVFRCLPNLQTLNLESNKLSNVSLEVVSSWISVTTINLAGNVWDCSLSICPLVAWLKHFRGTRDATIICSSPKYLQGERVMDAVRNSSICEEFLTLEPTLTGMALLTTAFTTTPRTTPPTTTSTTDSTTATTQAAPGTSVQRLVPRTSFPRGTDKKSFFTETVAPSSPPFTPGPEFEHMTFHKIIAGSVALFLSVSLILLVIYVSWRRYPNSMRQLQQHSIRRKRRKKAREPEHNLSSQLQEYYLSYNYANSETMDSLVNGACTCTISGSRECENEYMCARHLPGGWQEEIPTIH from the exons GGCTGTTATACTGGGATGGTCGGCTGTCATGTTTCCTCCTCCATGCCTCTGTTCTCCTGCTGCTGGGCAAGGGGGAGAAGATCTGCCCACTGAGTTGCCGCTGTGAAGGGAAAATTGTTTACTGCGAGTCCGGCTCCTTTCAAGACGTCCCGGAAAACATCTCTTCGGGGTGCCAGGGCCTCTCCCTGCGCTACAACGGCCTGCCCCGCCTCCAGCCTTACCAGTTTGCTCATCTCAATCAGCTGGTTTGGCTGTACTTGGACCACAACTCCATTAGCACTGTGGATAGCCTAGCTTTCCAGGGCTTGCGCAGGCTCAAGGAACTGATCCTCAGCTCCAACAAGATCTCGCAGGTGGAGAACAGCACGTTCTACAGCGTGCCCAACCTGCGCAACTTGGACCTGTCCTACAACCAGCTGCAGCTTCTACGGCCAGGCTACTTCCACGGGTTACGGAAGCTGCAAAGCTTACACCTTCGGTCCAACAGCATAAAAACGATCCCCATACGAACTTTCCTGGAGTGCCGGAGCTTGGAGTTCTTGGACTTGGGTTATAATCGGCTGAGGGCTTTGACACGCACCACCTTCTTGGGTCTGCTGATGTTAACAGAACTTCACCTTGAGCACAACCAGTTTTCCAGgatcaatttttttctttttccacgACTTTTGAACCTCCAGGCCCTCTATTTGCAGTGGAACCGCATTCGCTCCGTTAACCAGGGCCTGGCCTGGACGTGGCACACGTTACAGAAACTCGACCTTTCAGGGAACGAGATCCAAGCGCTGGACCCTGCCGTTTTCCGATGTCTCCCCAATTTACAAACCCTTAACCTGGAATCTAACAAACTCAGCAACGTGTCACTGGAAGTGGTGTCCTCCTGGATCTCAGTCACCACTATCAACTTAGCAGGTAATGTCTGGGACTGCAGCTTGAGTATCTGCCCCCTAGTGGCGTGGCTGAAACATTTCAGGGGCACCAGAGATGCCACCATCATCTGCAGCAGTCCCAAATACCTGCAGGGGGAGAGGGTCATGGACGCGGTGAGAAACAGCTCAATCTGCGAGGAGTTTTTAACACTGGAGCCCACGCTCACAGGGATGGCGCTCCTGACAACGGCGTTCACCACAACGCCTCGCACCACTCCGCCCACCACCACCAGTACTACTGATTCTACAACCGCCACCACACAAGCCGCGCCCGGCACGTCCGTACAGAGACTCGTCCCACGGACTAGTTTTCCTAGAGGGACGGATAAAAAGTCTTTCTTCACCGAAACGGTTGCTCCCAGCAGCCCGCCGTTCACCCCAGGGCCGGAGTTTGAGCACATGACCTTCCACAAGATCATAGCAGGCAGTGtggccctcttcctgtcagtGTCATTGATCTTGCTGGTGATTTATGTGTCGTGGCGCCGCTACCCTAACAGCATgaggcagctgcagcagcactcCATCAGACGCAAGCGCAGGAAAAAGGCCCGGGAGCCGGAGCACAACCTCAGCTCCCAGCTGCAGGAGTACTACTTGAGTTACAACTATGCCAACTCGGAGACCATGGACTCGCTGGTCAACGGAGCGTGCACCTGCACCATCTCCGGCTCCAGAGAGTGCGAG AACGAATACATGTGCGCCAGACACTTGCCTGGAGGCTGGCAGGAAGAAATACCCACAATCCACTGA